ATGAGTGGATGCTATGCGCGCAAGCGCACAGGTGCAACTACCTACCTAGGCGCGCAGCGGGACTGAGGTCCCCCCAAAGGAACTGCGCGAGGGTGAGGGCGACCGTTACGGCGGTTTCCGTACGCAAAATTCGAGGCCCAAGAGACACGGGGGCGAATCCTTTTGCCGCAAGAAAGGTCAGTTCCTCTTCGGCAAGCCCACCCTCGGGTCCAACGACGATGGTTGCGGCGCGCGGTCGAGGCGAGGGGGGCATTGGCCAAGTAGCCCGGTCGGGTTCCTTCGCGATATCGCAGACAAGCCTCAATCCCGGTTCGTCGGCGAGGACCAGTGATTCCAGCGACGGCAGAAGAGTCAATGCAGGAACACGGGCGCGCTGGCATTGCTTCGAGGATTCCTGGACCACGCGTTGCCATCGCGGAAGGCGCGCCTCAGCGTCGTAGTTGCGGGAATATTTGGCACGGAAAAGGACGATTTGATGGGCGCCCAACTCGGTGGCCTTTTCCAATGCGTACTCCAATCGCTCGGCGCGCACCACAGCGAGAACCAAGGTGGTGTCGAGGGGCGATTCCGCACAGTGAGGCAGTGCCCCAAGAACGCGCACCGATGCCCGGCGGGCCGAGATGCGTTCCACCTCGCCGAACCATGCGCCCCCCGAACCGTCAATCAACCGGATGCGCTCGCCGACTTTGACCCGCCGCACGTGCAGGTGGTGCAGCTCCGGGCCCTCGACGGTCAACTGGGCCCCGGAGCTGGACGGCAAGTTTGGGACGAAGATCGTGGCCAGCGTCATGGCCATGCCTTGCGGTAAGACAGCGCGATCCAGTCCGACTGCTCCCAGCGGTTATGCAGCACTAGCCCCAGGTGGCCGTACAGTGCGCCAACGGCGGCTTCGTCGCTCGTCAGTAAGCCCGCACAGATGAAGACACCCCCCGGCTTCAAGGCTGCGACAATCTGAGCCGCAAGATCTTCCAGCACCTTGCGGTAAAGGTTGGCGGCGATCAGGTCGTAGCGGGCATGATCCTCCGGCCATCGGTCGTGGAAATGCACGAGCGGGGTGACTTGGTTCCGCCGAGCATTTTCCCGTGCAACGGCGAGAGCGGTAGGATCGATGTCCACCGCGTCAATGTGCGGCACGCCGAGCTTGGCCATGGCAATGGCGAGGATGCCTGAACCGGTGCCGAGATCCAACGCTCGCTCCACAATCTGGCCCGCGAGATTGGCCTCGATGAGTTCGAGACATCCCAAAGTGCTCGCGTGGTGGCCCGTGCCGAACGCCATCCCCGGCTCGATCACAATGGCAATACGGCCCGGCGGCACGTCCGAAGACCAGGGCGGGTGAACCCACAACCGTTTTCCGGCCGCAAGCGGTGTAAACCACTCCTTCCACGACTCCTCCCACGGCGCATGCTCGAGCCGGCGCTCCAGCACGCGGTGCTTTCGAGAGCCGAGAGCACGCAAGTACCGCTCGACTACATCACCCAAGTCGAGCTCCCCGGAGGGCTCGAAATACGCCCGAATGATTACCACCTGACCCGGATCCTCGACTTCTGTCCCAGTCGTTCCCAGGTCAAAAAGAAAACTCGACACGGCGTCGGCCCACCTGGCCTCCACGTTTACTTCGAGTTCGATCCAAGAGCGCATTACTAGTGGTCCCTTTGCAAACCTTGGTGCCCGGCTCAACCTGGGTCGTTGGAATTTCCTCCTGCGGTGACTAAAGCGCGTGGCATGAAAAGACATTGGTTGTGCATCGCTCATCGGGGTGCCTCTGGTTATGCGCCGGAGCATACTCGCGCGGCATTCGCGCTTGCATTGGAACAAGGGGCAGACATGATCGAACTCGATGTCCAGTTGAGCGCCGACGACGCCTTGGTGGTGTTCCATGATGCGGACGTCAGCCGCACCACTAACGGCAAGGGCAAGGTGCGCGAACTGACGCTCGAACAACTTCGCTCCCTCGATGCGGGAAGCTGGTTTGCCCCTCGCTTTGCCGGCGAGCGGATTCTGACGCTCGAAGAAGTCCTCGAGATGGTCGGCGGTCGGGCGCGGCTCAACGTGGAAATCAAGGCACCTCGCGAAGACGGCAACGTGTTGATCCCGAAGCTCCTGGCAACTCTCGATCAGTTTGGGGTGGCGGGGGACACTCTGGTTTCGTGTTTCGACTGGTGGCTTCTCGGTGACGTGCGCGCGGCACATGGCCAGGTGCCGTTGGGGTTACTGTGGAGCGATCCATTGATTCCCTGGCCGTGGGATCGTGCGGCAAAAATGCATGCCAACCATCTCCATCCACTGTGGGCGGTCGTGAGCCGAGCGCAAGTCGAAGAGGCCCATGCGCACGGCATGTCGGTGCACGCTTGGACCGTCAACGATCCTCCTACTATGGTGGAACTTCTCCAAATGGGCGTCGATGGAATCATCACCGATTTTCCCGACCGGTTGGTGGCCCTTCGCAAGGGTTGATTGTGGGGCGCTGCTTGATTACCGTGCGATTTTCTGTGACCCGCGAAGACAGTGTCCAGCAAATTCTCAGGGGAAGGGGGTGAGTGCCGTTGGCAGGCGTTCGTGTCAAAGAGAACGAGCCGTTAGATAGTGCCATCCGCAGGTTCAAAAAGCAGTGTGAAAAGGCGGGTATTCTCGCTGAACTCCGCAAGCGAGAGCATTACGAGAAGCCCAGCGTTCGGCGAAAGAAGAAAGAGTTAGCCGCCAAAAAGCGTTATTTGCGTCGCATGGCGCGTGCAGCAGGCTTGTGAGACGGGCGAATTTGTGAAAAACCAGATCCAACGGAGGCCACAGTGAGTTGGGATTTCGCCGTGGTCGGTTTTCTTGTGCTAGCGAGCTTGCGCGGCTTTTGGCGAGGGATGTTCCGAGAGCTGGGCTCGTTGGCGGGCTGCTTGGCGGGCGTCACGGTTGCCTGGCGAATCGCGCAGCCAGTGGCAGAGCAGTTGAGGGCCGGAGTTCCAGGTGCCGCATCGGAGTTCGATGCGGCACTGGTGTTTTTAGGGGTTTTCGTTGGGTTTTGGGTTGCGGGGGGTGTGCTGGGCTGGGCGTTCGAGAAGCTGGTGCGCTCGCCTATTGCGTTGTGGTTGAGCGGACTCGGAGGGTTGTTGTTGGGCTCTCTAAAAGGGGCGGCCATAGCCGGTGCGTGTTTGGTGTTCGCGCAATTGTTTGTTCCTCAAGCGGCTTCGCAGCTCGACCAATCTCCCGTGGCCGGTTGGTTGACGCGAACGACGGCAGTGGCAGCCATGTGGCTCGTACAATCGAGTTTAGAGCCACGCTGAACGACTTATGAACGGG
This genomic interval from Candidatus Binatia bacterium contains the following:
- a CDS encoding ribosomal RNA small subunit methyltransferase E, which codes for MTLATIFVPNLPSSSGAQLTVEGPELHHLHVRRVKVGERIRLIDGSGGAWFGEVERISARRASVRVLGALPHCAESPLDTTLVLAVVRAERLEYALEKATELGAHQIVLFRAKYSRNYDAEARLPRWQRVVQESSKQCQRARVPALTLLPSLESLVLADEPGLRLVCDIAKEPDRATWPMPPSPRPRAATIVVGPEGGLAEEELTFLAAKGFAPVSLGPRILRTETAVTVALTLAQFLWGDLSPAARLGR
- a CDS encoding 50S ribosomal protein L11 methyltransferase, with product MRSWIELEVNVEARWADAVSSFLFDLGTTGTEVEDPGQVVIIRAYFEPSGELDLGDVVERYLRALGSRKHRVLERRLEHAPWEESWKEWFTPLAAGKRLWVHPPWSSDVPPGRIAIVIEPGMAFGTGHHASTLGCLELIEANLAGQIVERALDLGTGSGILAIAMAKLGVPHIDAVDIDPTALAVARENARRNQVTPLVHFHDRWPEDHARYDLIAANLYRKVLEDLAAQIVAALKPGGVFICAGLLTSDEAAVGALYGHLGLVLHNRWEQSDWIALSYRKAWP
- the glpQ gene encoding glycerophosphoryl diester phosphodiesterase, which codes for MIELDVQLSADDALVVFHDADVSRTTNGKGKVRELTLEQLRSLDAGSWFAPRFAGERILTLEEVLEMVGGRARLNVEIKAPREDGNVLIPKLLATLDQFGVAGDTLVSCFDWWLLGDVRAAHGQVPLGLLWSDPLIPWPWDRAAKMHANHLHPLWAVVSRAQVEEAHAHGMSVHAWTVNDPPTMVELLQMGVDGIITDFPDRLVALRKG